Below is a genomic region from Nocardioides panacis.
AAGCGGGACACGAAGGTGCCGCGGCGCGAGTCCTGGCCGGAGAGCCGGACCGGGCGACCGTCCATGAGCAGCGAGCCGAACGCCAGGATCTCGCCGGTGCCCCAGTCGATGGGGCCCTCGTTGATCGCGGCGGCCCGACGCTGCAGCTGGGGGAGCACCTTGGGGTGCACGGTGAAGCCCTCGGGGGCGTTGACGTGCGCGTCGGAGATCCGCTTGAGGGTCTCCATCGGGATCGCCGTGCTCTCCTCGAAGCCGTGCTTCTCGGGGTAGTCCGGCACGGTGGTCCACTCCGTGGGGCCCTTGCTGGCCTCCCGCACCTCGGTGAACACCCGCTCGAGCTGCTGCTGGTAGTCGCGCAGCACCTGCTCGGCCTCCTCGACCGTGATGTCGCCGCGGCCGATCAGGGACTCGGTGTAGAGCTTGCGCACCGAGCGCTTCTGCTCGATGAGGTCGTACATCAGCGGCTGCGTGTACGACGGGTCGTCGCCCTCGTTGTGACCGCGACGGCGGTAGCAGACCAGGTCGATGACGACGTCCTTCTTGAACGCCTGGCGGTACTCGAAGGCGAGCCGCGCGACCCGGATGCAGGCCTCGGGGTCGTCGCCGTTCACGTGGAAGATCGGCGCCTGGACCATGCGGGCCACGTCGGTGCAGTAGAGCGAGGAGCGCGACGAGGCGGGCGAGGTGGTGAAGCCGACCTGGTTGTTGACCACCACGTGGATGGTGCCGCCGGTGCGGTAGCCGCGCAGCTGCGAGAGGTTCAGCGTCTCGGCGACCACGCCCTGGCCGGCGAACGCCGCGTCGCCGTGCACGAGCAGCGGGAGCACCGGGAACGCGGCGCCCTTGTTGAGCACGTCCTGCTTGGCACGGGCGATGCCCTCCAGGACCGGGTCGACGGCCTCGAGGTGGGACGGGTTCGCCGCCACCGACACCTTGACCCGCGCCCCGCTGCCGGCGGAGAACTCGCCCTCGGCGCCGAGGTGGTACTTCACGTCGCCGGAGCCCTGCACGGTGCGGGGGTCGATGTTGCCCTCGAACTCGCGGAAGATCTGGCTGTACTTCTTGCCGACGATGTTCGCGAGCACGTTGAGCCGGCCACGGTGCGCCATGCCGATCGCGACCTCGTCGAGGCCGCCCTCAGCCGCCGCCTCGCAGATCTCGTCGATCAGCGGGATGGTCGTCTCGCCGCCCTCGAGGCTGAAGCGCTTCTGGCCGACGAACTTGGTCTGCAGGAAGGTCTCGAAGGCCTCGGCCTGGTTGAGCTTGAGCAGGATCCGCAGCTGCTCCTCGCGGGGCGGCTTCACGTGCGGCTGCTCGACGCGCTGCTGGATCCAGCGACGCTGCTCCGGGTCCTGGATGTGCATGTACTCGATGCCGACGGTGCGGCAGTAGGAGTCCCGCAGGATGCCGAGGATGTTGCGGAGCTTCATGAAGCGCCGGCCCTCGCCGCCGAACGAGCCGGTGGCGAACTCCCGGTCGAGGTCCCACAGCGTCAGGCCGTGGCTCTCCACCTCGAGGTCGGGGTGGCTGCGCTGCTGGTACTCCAGCGGGTCGGTGTCGGCCATGATGTGGCCGCGCACCCGGTAGGCGTGGATCAGCTCGAGGATCCGGGCCTGCTTGGAGATCTCGTCGTCGTGGCTGGCCGAGATGTCGCGCGACCAGCGGATCGGCTCGTAGGGGATCCGCAGGGCCCGGAAGATCTCGTCGTAGAAGTCGTCCTCGCCGAGCAGGAGGGCGTGCACGCGCTTGAGGAACTCGCCGCTCTGCGCGCCCTGGATGACCCGGTGGTCGTAGGTCGAGGTCAGCGTCATGACCCTGCTGACCGCGTTGCGGCTCAGCGTCTCGTCGGACGCGCCCTGGTACTCCGGCGGGAAGTCCATCGAGCCGACGCCGATGATCGCGCCCTGGCCCTTCATCAGCCGCGGCACGGAGTGGTTGGTGCCGATGGTGCCCGGGTTGGTCAGGCTGATCGTGGTGCCCTGGAAGTCGGAGACCGCGAGCTTGTTGTTGCGCGCCTTGCGGACGATCTCCTCGTAGGCCGTCCAGAACGCGGCGAAGTCCATCGACTCGGCGGCCTTGATCGAGGGCACCAGGAGCTGGCGGGTCCCGTCGGGCTTGGGCAGGTCGATCGCGAGGCCGAGGTTGATGTGCGCCGGCGTGATCAGGGTGGGCTTGCCGTCGACGACGTCGAACCCGACGTTCATCTCGGGCATCGTGCGCAGCGCCTTGACCAGGGCGTAGCCGATCAGGTGCGTGAACGACACCTTGCCGCCGCGGGCGCGGGACAGGTGGTTGTTGATGACGATGCGGTTGTCCCAGAGCAGCTTCACCGGGACCGAGCGGACGCTGGTGGCGGTCGGGACCGTCAGGCTGGCGTCCATGTTCTGGACGGTGCGGGCGGGGGCGCCGCGCAGCACGGTGAACGTGGGCTGGTCCGAGGCCTTGGCCTCGGCCGGCTTCTCCGGCTCCTTGGGCACCGGGCTGGTGCTCGAGGGCTGGGTGGGGCGGGCGTCCGCGCGGGTGGCGGTGTCCGACGACGGCTTCGCGATCGCGGCGGCCTTGTCGGCGGCGGCGCGAGCGGGGGCCGGAGCGCTGGCGGGGGCCTTCGCCGGAGCCTTCGCAGGCGCCTGGGCGGGTGCCGCGGGCTGGGCGGCGGCCGGGGCCTGCGCGGGCGCGCTCGTCGCGGGCTTCGCGGTGTTCCCGTTGCCGTTGGGTTCGTGGTGCTTGAAGAAGTCCCACCACACCTTGTCGACGCTGTTCGGGTCGCGCTGGTAGCGCTCGAACATCTCGTCCACCAGCCACTCGTTCGCGCCGAACGCGGCTAGGGGGTCGACGGCTGACTCGCTGTCGACGGGGGATGCGCCTTTCGAAGACTCGGCCACGGCCTGGATCGCCTCTTCCGATGAATTTCTGTGATGAATCTCTAGGGTGGGAACGGCTACCAGGCTAGACCGTGACGCCAACCCGGCGCAGCCCGGGATCGCCGCTGACGGCCAGGTGTTGCCAGGGTCACGTCGTGACTGGCTCCCAGTCCCCGTCCAGGAAGAGGCGACCGGTGTGAAACCGCCCCTCCGCACGTCCCTCGCGCGCTCCGGACTGGTCCTGCTGACCTCGGCGGCAATGCTCACCGCCGCCGCGGGCTGCACCGACGAGGACCCCCCGTCGGCGGCGCCGTCGAGGACCGCCGCACCCACCCCGACCAGCACCCCGGTGCCGGACTCGGTGCCGCTGAAGGTGGTCGTCACCCGGGTGTCCGGGAAGCTGCCGGCCGCGAGCCGCCCGGCTCTGGAGGCGAACGTGGGGCGCACCCTCTCGGCGTACGTCGACGCGGCGTTCCTGGGCGGCGACTACCCGCGCTCGGACTTCTCCGGCTCCTTCGGGGCGTTCACCCCGGGCGCGGCCGAGGACGCGCGCCGCGACCAGGCGCTGCTCACCAACGCGGCGTTCGGACCCTCGACCGAGTCCGTGCGGGCGACCCGGCGCACGGCGTACCTCTCGGTCCTGGCGCCCTACCGGGTGGCCGCCGGCGTCACCGCGAAGGTCGACCTGGTCTTCGTGGTCGACCGGGGCGACCGGCCCGCCCAGCGGGTCCGGCTCGCCGGCCGGCTGCTGCTGACCCGGGCCGCCGACGACGGCCGGTGGGCCGTCTTCGGCTACGACCTGCACCGTTCCGTGACCCCGAGGAGTGTCTCGTGAGGGCCGTCCGCCGATCCGTCCTGCTCGGCCTGGTGCTCGCCGTGGCCGCGGTGGTGATGCCCCCGTCCACGGTTCGGACCGCGGACACCTCCCTGGTCGTGGTGCGCACCGCCCAGGCGGTGGACCACCCGCGCTCGGTGGTCTGGATCCTCTGCCTCGGCTCGGACGCCCGCCCCGGGGAACGGCTGATCGGCACCCGCGCGGACGCGATCCAGCTGGTCGGGCTCAACCTGGACACCGGCGCCGGCACCATGATCGGCGTCCCGCGCGACTCCTACGTGGACATCGCCGGGCACGGCCACGACAAGATCAACGCCTCCATGACGTACGGCGGCCCGCAGCTGATGGCCGACTCGGTCGGACGACTGGTCGGCGTGCGGCCCGACTACGTGTTCACCACCGGCTTCCTCGGGTTCCGCGGGATGGTGCGCGCGATCGACGGGGTCACCGTCGACTCGAGGTTCGCGTTCTCCGACCCGGTCCGGCCGCAGGGCTACAAGAAGGGGATCAACCACCTCAACCCGTTCCAGGCGCTGATCTTCGGCCGGGTCCGGCACCCGCTGCCGCGCGGCGACTTCGACCGGTCGGCCAACCAGCAGGAGCTGCTGCGGAGCATCCTGCGCAAGGTGCGGGTGCACCAGTCGGATCCGGGGTTCATGGAGCGCGGGCTGCTGGCGTCGGTGAAGTTCATGGACACCGACCTGACGCCGGCCGAGCTCTACCGGCTCGCGCAGGCCGTCACCGCGATCCGGCCGGGCAGCCTGCACGGCTGCGTGATCAGCGGGCCGACGGGCGACGCGGGCGGGGCCAGCGTGGTGTTCCCGGACGTGGCCCAGGCCCGGCGGCTGGGGGACGACGCCCGCAAGGACGGCACCCTGGACCACGGATGTTGAGCTGGTGCCCCCCGGTAGGATTCGAACCTACGCCACCGCCTCCGGAGGGCGGTGCTCTATCCCCTGAGCTACGGGGGCTCATGGTGCGGGACGAGCGTACATGACGTGGGAGGACCCGTGATGGGGGGCAAGGTCTCGACGCCGCCGGGTGCTGCCCGGGTGCTGGTCGTCGACGACTCCGCCGCCATCCGCACGCTGATCGTGGTGAACCTCCGGCTCGAGGGGTACGACGTCCGCGAGGCCGACGACGGCGAGCACGCTCTCGAGGTCGTGGGGGGAGTGGCGCCCCGACGTGATCACCCTCGACGTGGTGATGCCCCGGCTGGACGGCTTCGCGACCCTGGAGCGGCTGCGGGCCGACCCGGACACCGTGGACATCCCGGTCGTCCTGGTCACCGCCCGGGCGCAGGTCGCCGACCGGGAGCGGGGCGACGCGCTCGGCGTCGACGCCTACCTCACCAAGCCGTTCGAGCCGGCCCACCTGGTCGAGGTCGTCGGCGCCCTGGCCCGCACCGGCCCGTAGCCCGCGCCGCCGATACCCTGGGGCGGTGAATCCCGAACAGCTGTCCGCCGCGATCGTCCAGGCCCTCGAGGCCCTCGTCCAGGAGGGCTCCCTGAGCCTGCCCGACGGGGTGCCCGCCACGGTGGTCGTCGAGCGCCCGCGCAACCGGGAGCACGGTGACTACGCCACCAATGTCGCGCTGCAGCTGGCCAAGAAGGCCGGCGTGCCGCCGCGCGACCTCGCGACCGCGCTGGCGGCCCGGCTGGCCGAGGCCGACGGCGTCGCGAGCGCCGAGGTCGCCGGGCCGGGCTTCCTGAACATCCGCGTCGAGGCCGGTGCGCAGGGTGCGGTCGCCGCGCAGGTCGTCGAGGCCGGCGCGTCGTACGGCACCACGCAGACGCTGGCCGGCACCCGGTTCAACGTCGAGTTCATCTCGGCGAACCCGACCGGCCCGATCCACCTGGGGCACACCCGCTGGGCGGTGGTGGGCGACGCCATCGCGCGGGTGCTGGAGGCCGCCGGCGCCGAGGTCGCCCGGGAGTTCTACATCAACGACCGCGGCAACCAGATGGACAAGTTCGGCGCTTCGCTGGAGGCCGTGGCGCTCGGCCTGCCGGTGCCCGAGGACGGCTACCTCGGCGACTACGTGCACGACCTCTCCCGCCGGGTGGTGGAGGAGAACCCGCACATCCTCGACCTGCCCGAGGGGGAGCGGGTGGTGGCCTTCCGGGAGGCGGGCTACAAGATCCAGCTCGCCGAGCAGCAGGAGCAGCTCGGTGGCTTCCGGACCAACTTCGACGTGTGGTTCTCCGAGCGGAGCCTGCACGACGGGGACAAGGTCAGCAGGAGCCTGGAGAAGCTCCGCGGGCAGGGCCACCTCTACGACGCCGACGGCGCGCTGTGGATGCGGACCACCGACTTCGGCGACGACAAGGACCGGGTGCTCGTCCGGTCCAACGGCGAGCTGACCTACTTCGCCTCGGACGCGGCCTACTACGTCGACAAGCGCGAGCGTGGCTTCGACGTGTGCCTGTACCTCCTCGGCGCCGACCACCACGGGTACGTCGGCCGGCTGAAGGCCATGGCCGCGTGCACCGGGGACGACCCGAGCCGCACGCTCGAGGTGCTGATCGGCCAGCTGGTCAAGATCCTGCGCGGCGGCGAGGAGATCCGGCTCAGCAAGCGGGCCGGCACGATCGTCACGCTGCAGGAGCTCGTCGAGATGATCGGCGTGGACTCGCTGCGCTACACGCTCTCGCGCTACCCCGCGGACTCGCCGCTGACCCTCGACGTCGAGGAGATCACCCGGCAGGCCTCGGACAACCCGGTGTTCTACGTGCAGTACGCCCACGCCCGGCTGTCCGCGGTGCTGCGCAACGGCGCCGACCTGGGGCTGACCCCGCCGCGCGGCGACGCGTTCGACCCCGCGCTGCTCGCCCACGAGAAGGAGGGCGAGCTGCTGCGCGCGCTCGCCGAGTTCCCGCGGGTGATCGCCACCGCCGCGGAGCTCCGTGAGCCGCACCGGGTGGCCCGCTACCTGGAGGACACGGCGTCGAAGTTCCACCGGTTCTACGACGCCTGCCGCGTGCTGCCCATGGGCGAGGAGGACCCGGCGCCGATCCACGCCGCCCGCTTGCTGCTCGTCGAGGCGACCCGCACCGTGATCGCCAACGGCCTGCGGCTGCTCGGCGTCTCCGCGCCGGAGCGGATGTAATGGCCCGCGCGCACGAGGCCGGCTGGGCGCACGGCGAGGGGTTCTCCCGCGGGCCGGCCTGGCTGCGTCCCCCCGAGGACGTGAACGCCCTGGTCCCGCTGCTGTGGTCCTCGACCGCCCGCAAGACCGACGACGGCGCCCTCGAGGTGGGCGGCGTCGACCTGCGCGCGCTGGTCGCCGAGCACGGCTCACCGGCCTACGTCCTGGACGAGGCCGACTTCCGGTCGCGGGCCCGGGCGTTCCGCGACGCGTTCGCCGGCTACGACGTCTACTACGCCGGCAAGGCGTTCCTGTGCACGACGGTCGCCCGGTGGGTCGCGGAGGAGGGCCTGAGCCTCGACGTCTGCTCGGCCGGCGAGCTCACCGTCGCGCTGCGGGCCGGGTTCGACCCGGCCCGGATCGGCTACCACGGCAACAACAAGACCACCGCCGAGCTGCGCCGCGCGGTGACCGCGGGTGTCGGCCGGGTCGTCGTCGACTCGTTCCAGGAGATCGAGCGGCTGGCCGCGGTGACCCGCGAGCTGGGGGCGACCGCTCGGGTGCTGGTCCGGGTGACCGCCGGCGTCGAGGCGCACACCCACGAGTACATCGCCACCGCCCACGAGGACCAGAAGTTCGGCTTCTCGATCACCTCGGGCGACGCGCTGGACGCCGTACGACGGGTGCTGGACGCGCCCGGGCTCGAGCTGCGCGGGCTGCACTCGCACATCGGGTCGCAGATCTTCGACACCTCCGGGTTCGAGGTCGCCGCGCGCCGGGTGCTGTCGCTGCACGCCCAAGTGTCCTCCGAGCTCGGCGTGACGATGCCCGAGATGGACCTCGGCGGCGGCTTCGGCATCGCCTACACCACCCAGGACGACCCCTCCGACCCCGCCCAGCTGGCCACCGAGCTGACCAAGATCGTCGAGCACGAGGCCCGGGCGCTCGGCATCGAGGTGCCGGAGCTCTCGATCGAGCCGGGCCGGGCGATCGTCGGGCCGGCGATGTGCACGGTCTACGAGATCGGCACCGTCAAGGAGGTCGGCCTCGACGCCGGCGCCCGCCGCACCTACGTCTCGGTCGACGGCGGGATGAGCGACAACATCCGCACCGCGCTGTACGACGCCGACTACTCGTGCACGATCGCGTCACGCCGCTCGGAGGCTACCCCGGTGCTCGGCCGCGTGGTGGGTAAGCACTGCGAGGCCGGCGACATCGTCGTCAAGGACGAGTTCGTGCCCGGCGACCTCGTCCCGGGGGACCTGCTGGCGGTGCCCGGGACCGGTGCCTACTGCCGCTCGATGGCCAGCAACTACAACCACGCGCTGCGCCCGCCGGTGCTGGCGGTCCGCGACGGAGCGGTCACGATCGCCGTCCGTCGTGAGACGGAGGACGATCTGCTGCGCACGGACGTGGGAGCCTGATCCCGTGAACACGAGCTCGAGGAAACCGCTGAGGCTCGCCCTGCTCGGCTGCGGGTCGGTCGGCAGCCAGGTCGTGCGCCTGCTGCGCGAGCAGGCCGACGACCTGACCGCGCGGACCGGCGCGGAGATCGAGCTGGTCGGCGTCGCCGTACGACGGCCGGACCTGCAGCGCGACGCCGAGGTGCCGCGCGAGCTGCTCACCACCGACGCCGTGGGCCTGGTGTCGCGCGGCGACCTGGACCTGGTCGTGGAGGTGATCGGCGGCATCGAGCCGGCCCGCTCGCTGATCCTGACCGCGCTGGAGAACGGCGCGTCGGTGGTCACCGCCAACAAGGCGCTGCTCGCCGAGGACGGCAGCACGCTGTTCGCCGCGGCCGAGAAGGCCAACCGCGACCTCTACTACGAGGCCGCGGTCGCCGGCGCGATCCCGATCATCCGGCCGCTGCGCGAGTCGCTGGCCGGCGACCGGGTCCGCCGGGTGCTGGGCATCGTGAACGGCACCACCAACTTCATCCTCGACAAGATGGACACCCTCGGCAGCGGGTTCGCCGAGGTGCTCGAGGAGGCCCAGGCGCTCGGGTACGCCGAGGCCGACCCGACGGCCGACGTGGAGGGGTACGACGCCGCCGCGAAGGCCGCGATCCTCGCCAGCCTCGCGTTCCACACCCGGGTGACCGCCGCCGACGTCTACCGCGAGGGCATCTCGGAGGTCAGCGCCTCCGACGTCGCCTCGGCCCGGGACATGGACAGCGTCGTCAAGCTGCTCGCGATCTGCGAGCTCCGCGACGGCCCGAACGGCCCGGCCGTCTCGGCGCGCGTGCACCCCGCGATGATCCCCAGGTCGCACCCGCTGGCCAGCGTCCGCGGCGCCTACAACGCGGTCTTCGTGGAGAGCGAGGCCGCCGGCCAGCTGATGTTCTACGGCCCCGGCGCCGGCGGGTCGCCGACCGCGAGCGCGGTGCTCGGCGACCTGGTGACGGTCGCCCGCAACCGGCTCAACGACGTGCGCGGCCCGGGGGAGTCGGCCTACGCCCAGTGCGAGGTGCTGCCGATGGGCGACACCCTGACCCGCTACCACGTGGCGCTCGACGTCGACGACCGCACCGGCGTGCTGGCGGCCGTGGCCCAGGCCTTCGCCGAGCACGGCGTCTCGATCCAGACCGTCCGCCAGGAGGGTCACGGCGACGACGCGCAGCTCGTCGTGGTCTCGCACCGCGCCACCGACGCGGCGCTGTCCGCGACCGTCGAGGATCTGCGGGCCCGGGACTTCGTGCACGACGTGTCCTCGGTGATGCGCGTCGAGGGGGACTCCTGATGAGCACCACCGAGTCCGGGGTGGTGACCGGCGCCCACCAGTGGCGCGGCGTCATCGAGGAGTACCGCTCCTGGCTGGACATCCCGGACAGCACCCCGACCATCACCCTGCGCGAGGGCGGCACCCCGCTCGTCGACAGCCGCTGGCTCTCGGAGCTGACCGGCGCCGAGGTGTGGCTCAAGGTCGAGGGCGACAACCCCACCGGCTCCTTCAAGGACCGCGGCATGACCGTCGCGCTGTCGGTGGCGGTCGGCGAGGGCGCCGAGGCGGTCGTGTGCGCCTCGACGGGCAACACCTCCGCCTCGATGGCGGCGTACGCCGCGCGGGCCCGGATCAAGCCGCTGGTGCTGGTGCCGCAGGGCAAGATCGCCGCCGGCAAGCTGGCCCAGGCGATCGTGCACGGCGCCCAGGTGATCATGGTCCGCGGCAACTTCGACGACTGCCTGCGGCTCTCCCGCGGGCTCGCCGCCGACTACCCGGTCGCGCTGGTCAACTCGGTGAACCCGATGCGCCTGGAGGGGCAGAAGACCGCCTCCTTCGAGATCGTCGACTTCCTCGGTGACGCCCCGGACGTGCACGTCCTGCCCGTGGGCAACGCCGGCAACATCTCGGCGTACTGGAAGGGCTACACCGAGTACGCCCGCGCCGGCCGGAGCACGCGGACCCCGCGGATGCTCGGCTGGCAGGCCGCCGGCGCCTCGCCGCTGGTCTCGGGCGCGCCGGTCAGCGATCCCGAGACCGTCGCCTCCGCCATCCGGATCGGCAACCCCGCCTCGTGGCACCTCGCGGTCGCGGCGGCCTCCGAGTCCGGCGGCCGGTTCCGCGCGGTCACCGACGAGCAGATCCTCACCGCGCAGCGCGCGCTGGCGGCCAACGACGGGGTGTTCGTCGAGCCCGCCTCGGCGGCCGGGGTGGCCGGCCTGCTCACCGAGGTCGCCGAGGGCACGTCGTACGCCGGCCGGCAGGTCGTCGTGACGGTGACCGGCCACGGCCTCAAGGACATCGACACCGCCCTGTCCACGTTCACCGACCTGGTCGACACGGTGGTCGACGCCGACGTCGACGCGGCCGCAGAGGCGGCGGGGCTGCGTTGACCACGCTCGTGTCCGGGCCGGTGACGGTCTCGGTGCCGGCGACGAGCGCGAACCTCGGTCCCGGCTTCGACGCGCTCGGGCTCGCGCTCGACCACCGCGACCGGGTGACCGCCGAGGTGGTCGACGAGCCCGGTGTCCGGATCACGGTGTCCGGGATGGGGGAGGGCAGCGTGCCGCTCGACGAGCGGCACCTGGTCTACCGCTCGATGCTCGCCGCGTTCGCCCACATGGGGCACGCGGTGCCCGGCCTCCGGCTGCACTGCGAGAACGTCGTGCCGCACGCCCGCGGGCTCGGCTCCTCCTCGGCGGCCATCGTCGCCGGCGTCTGCGTGGCCCGGGGCCTCGTGGGCGGCGGCTCGCTGCTGATGGACGACGACGCGGTGTTCGCACTCGCCGCCGACCTCGAGGGGCACCCGGACAACGTGGCCCCGGCGCTGTACGGCGGCTTCACCGTCGCCTGGCGCGAGGGGGAGCGGTTCCGGGCCACCACGCTGGCCGTCGACCCGCGGGTCCAGGTCGTAGCGCTCGTGCCGCCGGTCGGCGTCGAGACGTCGGTGGCCCGGGGCCTGCTGCCCGCGACCGTGTCGCACGGCGACGCCGCCGCCAACGCGGGACGTGCGGCGCTGCTGGTGGCGGCCCTGGGGCGGCAGCCCGAGCTGCTGCTGCCCGCGACCGAGGACCGGCTGCACCAGGGCTACCGGGAGCCGGCGATGCCGGACTCGCTGCGGCTGGTGCGCGCCCTGCGCGCCGACGGCCTCGCCGCGGTGGTCTCGGGCGCCGGGCCGACCGTGCTGGTGCTCACCGACCGCAGCCAGCAGCGGGTGGTGGCCGGGAGGGCCCCTGAGGGCTGGACCGCGCTGACCGTCCCGATCGACGCGGACGGTGCCCGCGTCGACCTTCCGGAGTAGCCGTCCGGGACGATCCCGAGGTGCTAGGCTGCCGGTGCGCCGGTGACCGTGGTGCGTAACGACGCGCCGAGCAGCGATTCACGCGGCCGCGCATTTCTCTCCCGCCTCCTCCGTCCTGCCTCGTCCCTCGGTGCTTCGCACCGGGGTGGGGACACCAGGTCGAGGAGCGGAACCACATTGAACGAGGCCGCCGGCGACGCCGGATCGGTCCGAACGTGGGAAGGACCTCACGTGAGCGAAACGACCACGACCCCTGCAGCCAGCGACTCCGAGCCCGCGGGCTCCAAGCGCCGTGCCGGCGGTCTGTCCGGCATGCTGCTGCCCGAGCTCAAGCAGATGGCGGGCGGCCTG
It encodes:
- a CDS encoding multifunctional oxoglutarate decarboxylase/oxoglutarate dehydrogenase thiamine pyrophosphate-binding subunit/dihydrolipoyllysine-residue succinyltransferase subunit — protein: MAESSKGASPVDSESAVDPLAAFGANEWLVDEMFERYQRDPNSVDKVWWDFFKHHEPNGNGNTAKPATSAPAQAPAAAQPAAPAQAPAKAPAKAPASAPAPARAAADKAAAIAKPSSDTATRADARPTQPSSTSPVPKEPEKPAEAKASDQPTFTVLRGAPARTVQNMDASLTVPTATSVRSVPVKLLWDNRIVINNHLSRARGGKVSFTHLIGYALVKALRTMPEMNVGFDVVDGKPTLITPAHINLGLAIDLPKPDGTRQLLVPSIKAAESMDFAAFWTAYEEIVRKARNNKLAVSDFQGTTISLTNPGTIGTNHSVPRLMKGQGAIIGVGSMDFPPEYQGASDETLSRNAVSRVMTLTSTYDHRVIQGAQSGEFLKRVHALLLGEDDFYDEIFRALRIPYEPIRWSRDISASHDDEISKQARILELIHAYRVRGHIMADTDPLEYQQRSHPDLEVESHGLTLWDLDREFATGSFGGEGRRFMKLRNILGILRDSYCRTVGIEYMHIQDPEQRRWIQQRVEQPHVKPPREEQLRILLKLNQAEAFETFLQTKFVGQKRFSLEGGETTIPLIDEICEAAAEGGLDEVAIGMAHRGRLNVLANIVGKKYSQIFREFEGNIDPRTVQGSGDVKYHLGAEGEFSAGSGARVKVSVAANPSHLEAVDPVLEGIARAKQDVLNKGAAFPVLPLLVHGDAAFAGQGVVAETLNLSQLRGYRTGGTIHVVVNNQVGFTTSPASSRSSLYCTDVARMVQAPIFHVNGDDPEACIRVARLAFEYRQAFKKDVVIDLVCYRRRGHNEGDDPSYTQPLMYDLIEQKRSVRKLYTESLIGRGDITVEEAEQVLRDYQQQLERVFTEVREASKGPTEWTTVPDYPEKHGFEESTAIPMETLKRISDAHVNAPEGFTVHPKVLPQLQRRAAAINEGPIDWGTGEILAFGSLLMDGRPVRLSGQDSRRGTFVSRFATIIDRQNADEWTPLANLTEEQAQFYVYDSLLSEYAVLGFEYGYSVARPDALVLWEAQFGDFVNGAQIVIDEFITASHTKWRQQSGVVLLLPHGYEGQGPDHSSARIERFLAMGADEAFVVAQPSTPASYFHLLRKHSLGEEHRPLIVFTPKSMLKRKEAASQPKDFTEGTFRPVVGDDQVDASKVEKVLLCSGRITWDLMVERKKREGDTPHTAIVRVEQLYPRPVEELKAELAKYPNLQEVRWVQDEPANMGPWPHMALNLTPELGGIPFYRVSRPESSSPSVGQHSRHIEEQKALMQQAFS
- a CDS encoding LCP family protein, whose product is MRAVRRSVLLGLVLAVAAVVMPPSTVRTADTSLVVVRTAQAVDHPRSVVWILCLGSDARPGERLIGTRADAIQLVGLNLDTGAGTMIGVPRDSYVDIAGHGHDKINASMTYGGPQLMADSVGRLVGVRPDYVFTTGFLGFRGMVRAIDGVTVDSRFAFSDPVRPQGYKKGINHLNPFQALIFGRVRHPLPRGDFDRSANQQELLRSILRKVRVHQSDPGFMERGLLASVKFMDTDLTPAELYRLAQAVTAIRPGSLHGCVISGPTGDAGGASVVFPDVAQARRLGDDARKDGTLDHGC
- the argS gene encoding arginine--tRNA ligase — encoded protein: MNPEQLSAAIVQALEALVQEGSLSLPDGVPATVVVERPRNREHGDYATNVALQLAKKAGVPPRDLATALAARLAEADGVASAEVAGPGFLNIRVEAGAQGAVAAQVVEAGASYGTTQTLAGTRFNVEFISANPTGPIHLGHTRWAVVGDAIARVLEAAGAEVAREFYINDRGNQMDKFGASLEAVALGLPVPEDGYLGDYVHDLSRRVVEENPHILDLPEGERVVAFREAGYKIQLAEQQEQLGGFRTNFDVWFSERSLHDGDKVSRSLEKLRGQGHLYDADGALWMRTTDFGDDKDRVLVRSNGELTYFASDAAYYVDKRERGFDVCLYLLGADHHGYVGRLKAMAACTGDDPSRTLEVLIGQLVKILRGGEEIRLSKRAGTIVTLQELVEMIGVDSLRYTLSRYPADSPLTLDVEEITRQASDNPVFYVQYAHARLSAVLRNGADLGLTPPRGDAFDPALLAHEKEGELLRALAEFPRVIATAAELREPHRVARYLEDTASKFHRFYDACRVLPMGEEDPAPIHAARLLLVEATRTVIANGLRLLGVSAPERM
- the lysA gene encoding diaminopimelate decarboxylase: MARAHEAGWAHGEGFSRGPAWLRPPEDVNALVPLLWSSTARKTDDGALEVGGVDLRALVAEHGSPAYVLDEADFRSRARAFRDAFAGYDVYYAGKAFLCTTVARWVAEEGLSLDVCSAGELTVALRAGFDPARIGYHGNNKTTAELRRAVTAGVGRVVVDSFQEIERLAAVTRELGATARVLVRVTAGVEAHTHEYIATAHEDQKFGFSITSGDALDAVRRVLDAPGLELRGLHSHIGSQIFDTSGFEVAARRVLSLHAQVSSELGVTMPEMDLGGGFGIAYTTQDDPSDPAQLATELTKIVEHEARALGIEVPELSIEPGRAIVGPAMCTVYEIGTVKEVGLDAGARRTYVSVDGGMSDNIRTALYDADYSCTIASRRSEATPVLGRVVGKHCEAGDIVVKDEFVPGDLVPGDLLAVPGTGAYCRSMASNYNHALRPPVLAVRDGAVTIAVRRETEDDLLRTDVGA
- a CDS encoding homoserine dehydrogenase, with the translated sequence MNTSSRKPLRLALLGCGSVGSQVVRLLREQADDLTARTGAEIELVGVAVRRPDLQRDAEVPRELLTTDAVGLVSRGDLDLVVEVIGGIEPARSLILTALENGASVVTANKALLAEDGSTLFAAAEKANRDLYYEAAVAGAIPIIRPLRESLAGDRVRRVLGIVNGTTNFILDKMDTLGSGFAEVLEEAQALGYAEADPTADVEGYDAAAKAAILASLAFHTRVTAADVYREGISEVSASDVASARDMDSVVKLLAICELRDGPNGPAVSARVHPAMIPRSHPLASVRGAYNAVFVESEAAGQLMFYGPGAGGSPTASAVLGDLVTVARNRLNDVRGPGESAYAQCEVLPMGDTLTRYHVALDVDDRTGVLAAVAQAFAEHGVSIQTVRQEGHGDDAQLVVVSHRATDAALSATVEDLRARDFVHDVSSVMRVEGDS
- the thrC gene encoding threonine synthase, whose product is MSTTESGVVTGAHQWRGVIEEYRSWLDIPDSTPTITLREGGTPLVDSRWLSELTGAEVWLKVEGDNPTGSFKDRGMTVALSVAVGEGAEAVVCASTGNTSASMAAYAARARIKPLVLVPQGKIAAGKLAQAIVHGAQVIMVRGNFDDCLRLSRGLAADYPVALVNSVNPMRLEGQKTASFEIVDFLGDAPDVHVLPVGNAGNISAYWKGYTEYARAGRSTRTPRMLGWQAAGASPLVSGAPVSDPETVASAIRIGNPASWHLAVAAASESGGRFRAVTDEQILTAQRALAANDGVFVEPASAAGVAGLLTEVAEGTSYAGRQVVVTVTGHGLKDIDTALSTFTDLVDTVVDADVDAAAEAAGLR
- the thrB gene encoding homoserine kinase codes for the protein MTTLVSGPVTVSVPATSANLGPGFDALGLALDHRDRVTAEVVDEPGVRITVSGMGEGSVPLDERHLVYRSMLAAFAHMGHAVPGLRLHCENVVPHARGLGSSSAAIVAGVCVARGLVGGGSLLMDDDAVFALAADLEGHPDNVAPALYGGFTVAWREGERFRATTLAVDPRVQVVALVPPVGVETSVARGLLPATVSHGDAAANAGRAALLVAALGRQPELLLPATEDRLHQGYREPAMPDSLRLVRALRADGLAAVVSGAGPTVLVLTDRSQQRVVAGRAPEGWTALTVPIDADGARVDLPE